The following proteins come from a genomic window of Candidatus Bathyarchaeota archaeon:
- a CDS encoding acyl-CoA dehydrogenase yields ADYHVERFHRCAKITEIYEGTTEIQKLTIMRYLLKRM; encoded by the coding sequence TGGCGGATTATCATGTTGAGCGATTTCACCGTTGTGCAAAGATAACTGAAATCTATGAGGGGACAACTGAAATTCAGAAGCTGACAATCATGAGGTACCTCCTGAAAAGAATGTAA
- a CDS encoding LLM class flavin-dependent oxidoreductase, whose amino-acid sequence MNVICMKRLTGMSKGRCNMKFGVMMPVYGGWVKGRQLDEPVSFEYMKKIAVEAERNGYHSLWIPDHLLNPIRGEDYPSLEAWTTLAALAPLTEHVKLAHATLCYAFRHPAILAKMSATLDNISNGRFILAMGACWFEREFQAYGIKFLSHNHRIEAASEALQLIKELWMKKEVTIKGKHFHVRRANLEPKPIQKPRPPIWYGGTSKASERVAAEQADVWLFSGATPETVAARVKKFEEKYSKRVEYAMSAITILSESSDEAIELAGNCFPDKSKSVVSSGLIGSPKHIANKIERLAQIGINYILLQFPLGTLHNVRKFGEEVLPSFAVS is encoded by the coding sequence ATGAATGTTATATGTATGAAGAGGTTAACCGGTATGTCAAAAGGGAGATGTAACATGAAGTTTGGCGTTATGATGCCCGTATACGGCGGATGGGTAAAAGGTCGTCAACTCGATGAACCCGTTTCTTTTGAGTACATGAAGAAGATTGCAGTGGAAGCTGAGAGAAATGGATATCATTCTCTTTGGATACCAGACCACCTTCTGAACCCGATTAGAGGTGAAGATTACCCAAGCTTGGAAGCTTGGACTACACTTGCGGCCCTCGCACCACTTACAGAACATGTGAAGCTGGCTCACGCTACTCTCTGCTACGCTTTTCGACATCCTGCAATTCTCGCCAAAATGTCGGCAACCCTTGATAACATCAGCAATGGCAGGTTCATACTCGCGATGGGCGCATGCTGGTTTGAACGAGAATTCCAAGCGTATGGAATCAAATTCCTCAGTCATAACCATCGCATAGAAGCCGCAAGCGAAGCCTTGCAATTAATCAAAGAACTATGGATGAAAAAGGAAGTTACGATCAAGGGCAAGCACTTTCACGTAAGGCGAGCAAATCTCGAGCCAAAACCTATCCAAAAACCTAGGCCGCCCATATGGTATGGTGGCACTTCTAAAGCTTCCGAGCGAGTCGCAGCGGAACAAGCAGATGTGTGGCTTTTCAGTGGCGCAACACCAGAAACCGTCGCAGCGAGAGTAAAGAAGTTCGAAGAAAAATACTCTAAAAGAGTTGAATACGCGATGTCGGCAATCACCATTTTGAGCGAAAGTTCGGACGAGGCTATTGAACTGGCGGGAAACTGTTTTCCAGACAAATCTAAAAGCGTTGTTTCTTCTGGGCTTATTGGCTCCCCCAAGCACATTGCAAATAAGATTGAGCGACTAGCTCAAATAGGGATTAATTACATTTTGCTTCAATTCCCACTTGGCACCCTTCATAACGTGAGGAAATTTGGCGAAGAAGTCTTACCATCCTTTGCTGTCTCATAG
- a CDS encoding transcription initiation factor IIB has product MPRIQKGEEKEKKVSREIPTQPVKVRQCPECGSARLMRDYECAEIVCMACGFVVDSKIADRGPEWRAFDHEQRAKRTRVGAPLTYTIHDKGLSTMIDWHDRDIYGKRLSPGQKAQIYRLRKWQRRIRVSDATERNLAFALSEISKIANNLNLPKNILETASVIYRKAVKEHLIRGRSIQGVTAAAIYVACRQCRLARTLEEIAQASNIAKKEVGRSYRFLVKELDYFIPPVKPSQYVTKFSSQLIMQGKVEEIAHKILNTAQELKLTSGRGPTGIAAAASYIASVLTGERKTQREIAEIAQVTEVTIRNRYKELVERLMFVMTL; this is encoded by the coding sequence ATCCCCCGAATCCAAAAAGGTGAAGAGAAGGAGAAGAAAGTGAGTAGAGAAATTCCTACGCAACCCGTAAAGGTTCGGCAGTGCCCTGAATGCGGGAGCGCCCGACTGATGCGGGACTATGAATGCGCCGAAATTGTATGCATGGCCTGTGGGTTTGTTGTTGACTCTAAAATCGCAGATCGAGGGCCAGAATGGCGTGCGTTTGACCACGAACAACGTGCTAAGCGAACTCGTGTCGGCGCTCCTCTTACGTACACGATTCATGATAAAGGGCTCTCCACTATGATTGATTGGCACGACCGCGACATTTATGGAAAAAGGCTTTCTCCTGGGCAAAAGGCTCAGATTTATCGGCTTCGAAAGTGGCAACGCCGCATCAGGGTTTCTGACGCTACTGAGAGGAACCTTGCCTTCGCCTTATCTGAGATTTCAAAAATAGCCAACAATCTTAATCTGCCAAAAAACATCTTGGAAACCGCCTCGGTCATCTATCGAAAAGCCGTTAAAGAACATCTCATTCGTGGACGGTCCATCCAAGGTGTAACTGCTGCCGCTATCTACGTGGCTTGTAGACAATGCAGACTCGCACGAACACTTGAGGAAATTGCTCAAGCGTCTAACATCGCCAAAAAGGAAGTGGGCCGCAGCTACAGGTTCTTGGTCAAGGAGCTTGATTATTTTATTCCGCCCGTAAAACCCAGTCAATACGTGACCAAATTCTCCAGTCAACTCATTATGCAAGGAAAAGTCGAAGAAATTGCTCACAAAATCCTTAATACTGCACAAGAACTCAAACTTACCTCGGGCAGAGGACCCACCGGCATAGCCGCAGCCGCCAGCTATATCGCATCTGTACTGACTGGAGAAAGAAAGACTCAACGGGAAATAGCTGAAATTGCTCAGGTAACTGAAGTCACTATTCGAAACCGCTATAAGGAATTAGTTGAACGCCTCATGTTTGTCATGACTCTTTAA
- a CDS encoding signal recognition particle protein Srp19 (binds to 7S RNA to mediate binding of the signal recognition particle protein Srp54) — MPYDTVMIKTLEIHNKLGINMRKRDKIVLWPVYFDSTKTRLEGRKVPKRLATPAPKLDVIQKAIEQTGLKPEVVPGAARPNAPWQKTGFIVTTKKGSKTQTIYKVAKELQRLRAQT; from the coding sequence ATGCCATATGACACCGTAATGATTAAAACACTTGAGATTCATAACAAGTTGGGTATCAACATGCGAAAACGAGACAAAATCGTTCTGTGGCCCGTTTACTTTGATTCCACAAAAACTAGGTTAGAAGGACGAAAGGTTCCCAAACGCCTCGCCACACCCGCACCCAAACTAGATGTAATTCAAAAAGCAATTGAGCAAACCGGTCTTAAACCCGAAGTCGTTCCCGGCGCTGCACGTCCGAACGCTCCATGGCAAAAAACAGGCTTCATTGTCACAACTAAAAAAGGGTCCAAAACTCAGACCATATATAAAGTTGCTAAAGAACTCCAACGCCTTCGTGCGCAAACCTGA
- a CDS encoding 30S ribosomal protein S8e, whose protein sequence is MSVWHGDQRKKKASGGRKSSYRKKRRFERGSFPAETSLGTDKKRFTQKRGGIVKIRLLSTTHANISDLSTGKTKKVKIARVIKNPANVDYDRRGIITKGTIIETSLGTARVTSRPGQNGVVNAILIPKKAA, encoded by the coding sequence TTGTCGGTATGGCATGGAGACCAACGTAAGAAAAAAGCGTCCGGCGGCAGAAAAAGCTCCTATCGAAAGAAGAGAAGATTTGAAAGAGGCTCCTTTCCCGCTGAAACATCATTAGGCACAGATAAAAAGAGGTTCACTCAAAAACGGGGAGGTATAGTGAAAATTCGATTGCTGAGTACCACGCATGCAAACATTTCTGATCTATCCACTGGGAAGACCAAAAAAGTCAAGATTGCCCGAGTGATAAAGAACCCGGCTAACGTGGATTATGACCGTAGAGGCATAATCACAAAGGGAACAATCATCGAAACATCGTTAGGGACAGCGCGGGTGACATCTCGCCCTGGACAAAACGGCGTAGTAAATGCTATTCTTATTCCAAAAAAGGCAGCCTAA
- a CDS encoding vitamin B12-dependent ribonucleotide reductase, with translation MQLPRKVSKIRKRDDRIVDFDQGKIATAISKAMAAVNYEDGRLAQKLSDEVVKLINKRFEGGIPSVENVQDIVEEVLIREEYAEVAKAYILYRQRRTEIREFKKFFDVVDDLKLGVNAIKVLKTRYLLRDEEGNVTETSSQMFRRVAKAVAKADLLYDKEADAKKTEEEFYQIIANREFLPNSPTMMNADTRLGQLSACFVLPVEDSIEGIFDAVTRMAMIHKSGGGTGFSFSRLRPKGDIVGSTKGIASGPVSFMRVFDVATDVIKQGGRRRGANMGILHVTHPDILEFITAKSTEGMLMNFNISVAVTDEFMEAVEKDAEYDLVNPRTGRVEKNLRAKDVFDLIVVTAWKSGDPGLVFIDEINRRNPTPSLGVIESTNPCGEQPLLPYESCNLGSINLANMVKDGAVNWEKLRRVIITAVHFLDNVIDVNKYPMSEIEKMTKENRKIGLGIMGFADMLIQLGVPYDSEKALAIGERVMRFIDEEAKNVSMELGEKRGPFQNFKDSVWKKKGFKTLRNAAMTTIAPTGSISIIGGCSSGIEPLFAIAFVRNVMSGTRLLEVQPLFERLLQERDLYSEELMLRIAKTGSIQGLKELPEDLRRTFVTALDIAPEWHVRMQAAFQKHVDNAVSKTVNLPADATLEDVREVFWLAYRLKCKGVTVYRYGCRRKQVLYVGPMLAKEMMGEGYVSADSEYAGGCPVGTCPF, from the coding sequence ATACAGTTGCCAAGGAAAGTTTCTAAAATTCGTAAAAGAGACGACAGAATTGTCGATTTTGATCAGGGAAAGATTGCAACTGCAATTTCTAAGGCTATGGCCGCTGTCAACTATGAGGATGGAAGGCTAGCTCAGAAACTTTCAGACGAAGTTGTAAAACTTATAAACAAACGGTTTGAAGGCGGAATTCCAAGCGTTGAAAATGTTCAAGACATTGTTGAGGAAGTTCTTATCAGAGAGGAGTACGCTGAGGTAGCCAAAGCCTATATTCTGTACCGGCAAAGACGCACGGAGATTCGAGAGTTTAAGAAGTTCTTTGATGTTGTTGATGATTTGAAGTTAGGAGTCAACGCAATAAAGGTGCTGAAGACTAGGTATCTACTTAGGGATGAGGAAGGTAATGTTACTGAGACCTCAAGTCAAATGTTTCGTCGAGTTGCTAAAGCCGTAGCTAAGGCAGATCTTCTGTATGATAAGGAGGCAGATGCGAAGAAGACGGAGGAAGAATTTTATCAAATCATTGCGAATCGTGAGTTTTTGCCGAATTCTCCCACTATGATGAATGCTGACACTCGGCTTGGACAGCTTTCTGCGTGTTTTGTTTTGCCTGTTGAGGATTCGATTGAAGGAATTTTTGACGCGGTGACGCGTATGGCAATGATTCACAAGTCTGGTGGAGGAACTGGCTTCTCGTTTTCGAGGCTTCGGCCCAAGGGAGATATTGTGGGGTCTACGAAGGGCATTGCTTCTGGCCCCGTGTCTTTTATGCGTGTTTTTGACGTAGCGACTGATGTGATTAAGCAGGGGGGGCGGAGAAGAGGAGCCAACATGGGCATTTTGCATGTTACGCATCCTGATATTTTGGAATTTATTACGGCAAAGTCGACGGAAGGTATGTTGATGAACTTTAACATTTCTGTGGCTGTTACTGATGAGTTTATGGAGGCGGTTGAGAAGGATGCTGAATATGACTTGGTGAATCCTCGGACAGGAAGGGTTGAGAAGAACCTGCGTGCCAAAGATGTTTTTGATCTGATAGTTGTGACTGCGTGGAAGAGTGGTGATCCTGGACTTGTGTTTATTGATGAAATAAATCGTCGTAATCCGACACCGAGCCTTGGGGTGATTGAAAGCACTAATCCTTGTGGAGAGCAGCCTCTATTGCCTTACGAATCCTGTAACTTGGGCTCTATTAATCTGGCTAATATGGTTAAAGATGGGGCTGTGAATTGGGAGAAGTTGAGAAGAGTTATCATAACCGCTGTTCATTTTCTGGATAACGTAATTGATGTAAATAAGTATCCTATGTCGGAAATTGAGAAGATGACTAAGGAGAATCGGAAGATCGGGCTTGGTATCATGGGGTTTGCTGACATGCTTATTCAATTAGGGGTTCCATATGATTCGGAGAAAGCTTTGGCTATAGGTGAGAGGGTTATGAGGTTTATCGATGAAGAGGCAAAGAATGTGTCAATGGAACTCGGTGAGAAACGTGGTCCTTTCCAGAATTTTAAGGATAGCGTTTGGAAGAAAAAAGGCTTTAAGACGTTGCGTAATGCGGCTATGACTACTATTGCTCCCACGGGGTCGATTAGTATTATCGGTGGTTGTTCAAGTGGAATTGAGCCCCTGTTTGCTATAGCCTTCGTCCGTAACGTGATGAGTGGAACACGGTTGTTGGAGGTCCAGCCTCTGTTTGAACGTTTGTTGCAGGAAAGAGACTTGTATAGTGAGGAGTTGATGTTACGAATTGCAAAGACCGGGTCAATTCAAGGCTTAAAGGAGTTGCCTGAGGATTTAAGGAGGACCTTTGTTACGGCTTTGGATATCGCTCCCGAATGGCATGTGAGGATGCAGGCGGCTTTTCAAAAGCATGTGGATAATGCTGTTTCGAAGACTGTGAATTTGCCTGCTGATGCTACACTTGAGGATGTTAGAGAAGTGTTTTGGTTAGCTTACAGGTTGAAGTGTAAGGGTGTGACTGTGTACAGGTATGGATGTAGAAGGAAGCAGGTTTTGTATGTGGGTCCGATGTTGGCGAAAGAGATGATGGGAGAAGGCTATGTCAGCGCTGATTCTGAGTATGCAGGTGGTTGCCCAGTTGGCACTTGTCCTTTCTGA
- a CDS encoding FAD-dependent oxidoreductase, with protein MRCSCGSSRDFQLKFDVIIVGAGPAGIFSAFELTANTKLSVLILDKGPDIDQRKRPADKGLGQVHPDPSVLLSGWGGAGAFSDGKLTLSTRVGGWLTDYRTEKELEGLIDYVDNIYLKFGAPKHLYGVDPDKIDAIERKASLAGLKLVQQKIRHMGTENCADTLHKLRRYLNDRVEVRTRTEVKGLLVKGGKVEGVETVKGEKILGRYVIVAPGRSGAEWLKCEAQSLGLKTLNNPVDVGIRVEVLAPVMAELTNVLYEPKFIYYSKCFDDQVRTFCVAPEGEVITESYDGILTVNGQSYAERKTGNTNFAILVSTSFTEPFREPIAYGKYLARLTNLLGGGVIVQRLGDLQAGRRSTEDRMKRSVVVPTLKNATPGDLSFVIPYRYLMDIREMLEALDQIAPGVNSKHTLLYGVEVKFYSTKLQLSDCLETKIRNMFTIGDGAGVTRGLVQASASGVIAAREIVKREKTAN; from the coding sequence ATGAGATGTAGTTGTGGGTCTTCGAGGGATTTCCAGTTGAAATTTGACGTAATAATTGTGGGCGCTGGCCCAGCGGGAATATTCTCGGCATTCGAGCTGACCGCGAACACAAAATTGAGCGTCCTTATTTTGGACAAGGGACCCGACATTGACCAACGCAAGCGTCCAGCAGATAAAGGCTTGGGGCAAGTGCACCCTGACCCTTCCGTGCTCTTGTCCGGTTGGGGTGGCGCGGGAGCGTTCAGCGATGGGAAACTAACCTTGTCCACTAGGGTTGGTGGATGGCTCACCGATTATCGTACTGAGAAAGAGCTGGAAGGGCTTATAGACTACGTGGATAACATTTACTTGAAATTTGGGGCCCCAAAGCATCTTTATGGGGTTGATCCTGACAAAATCGACGCGATCGAGCGAAAGGCATCCCTTGCTGGCTTAAAACTTGTTCAGCAAAAAATACGTCACATGGGCACCGAGAATTGCGCCGACACCCTTCACAAGTTGCGTAGGTATTTGAACGACAGAGTTGAGGTTCGAACTAGAACCGAAGTGAAAGGACTGTTGGTAAAAGGAGGCAAAGTTGAGGGTGTGGAGACGGTTAAGGGCGAAAAAATCCTTGGAAGATACGTTATTGTGGCACCTGGCAGAAGTGGGGCTGAATGGTTGAAGTGCGAGGCTCAGTCGTTGGGCCTAAAAACGTTGAACAATCCTGTTGATGTGGGCATTAGGGTTGAAGTTTTGGCGCCGGTTATGGCGGAGCTGACAAACGTGTTGTATGAGCCCAAGTTTATCTATTACTCAAAGTGTTTCGATGATCAGGTGAGGACTTTCTGTGTTGCACCTGAGGGCGAAGTCATCACGGAATCGTATGATGGCATTTTGACGGTGAATGGCCAGAGCTATGCGGAGAGAAAGACAGGAAATACCAACTTCGCCATCCTCGTTAGCACATCTTTCACTGAACCTTTCAGAGAACCCATTGCGTACGGGAAGTATCTTGCGAGGCTCACGAATCTTCTCGGCGGAGGCGTGATCGTTCAGAGACTGGGCGATCTTCAAGCTGGGCGGCGGTCAACTGAGGACAGAATGAAAAGAAGCGTAGTTGTTCCGACGTTAAAGAACGCCACGCCAGGAGACCTGAGTTTCGTCATACCCTACCGCTACCTAATGGACATTCGTGAAATGCTTGAAGCCTTGGATCAAATTGCGCCGGGAGTGAACTCGAAACACACATTGTTATACGGTGTTGAAGTGAAATTTTATTCTACAAAGCTTCAATTGAGCGACTGTTTGGAGACGAAGATTCGTAATATGTTTACCATAGGTGATGGAGCTGGAGTAACGAGAGGTCTTGTTCAGGCCTCTGCTTCAGGTGTCATTGCCGCAAGAGAAATCGTGAAAAGAGAGAAAACGGCGAACTAG
- a CDS encoding UPF0147 family protein, which produces MVRKKKLQEYAERIKQATVVLGQVSEDTTTPRNIRRAARQSISALDLTEYTPAVRASNAISILDDILQDPNMPPYTRVKLWNVMSILEAIKD; this is translated from the coding sequence ATGGTAAGAAAAAAGAAGCTGCAGGAGTATGCGGAAAGAATAAAACAAGCAACTGTTGTTCTCGGGCAAGTTTCTGAAGATACCACAACTCCCCGCAACATAAGGAGGGCTGCAAGACAGTCTATCAGTGCTCTTGATTTGACGGAGTATACACCAGCGGTAAGGGCGTCCAACGCGATATCCATCCTTGACGACATCTTGCAGGACCCTAATATGCCACCCTATACTAGGGTGAAACTTTGGAACGTGATGAGCATACTGGAAGCAATCAAGGATTAA
- the tmk gene encoding dTMP kinase — protein MMYIMSNGNAVGNILCEKAGCHVKERGLFICIEGLDASGKTTHARRLVWNLQKRGFEAIYTTEPSAGEIGKFIRKYVLQRRKRVPSVVEALLFAVDRVDHVEKEIKPALQEGKIVVSDRYVYSSRAYQGAAGLDIKWIEEINELALPSDLAIYIDVPAEVVVRRLRGRRSVMERLEIQRKVREVYMRLVKNGSLIPVDGNRPRDEVSKDVLTIVLDFLKSWGKH, from the coding sequence TTGATGTATATAATGAGTAATGGAAACGCTGTAGGAAACATTTTGTGTGAAAAGGCGGGCTGCCATGTGAAGGAAAGAGGGCTGTTCATCTGTATTGAGGGGCTGGATGCCAGCGGAAAGACCACGCATGCGCGTCGGCTTGTGTGGAACCTGCAAAAGAGAGGTTTCGAAGCCATATACACTACGGAACCGAGTGCAGGAGAGATTGGGAAGTTTATAAGAAAGTATGTTCTTCAGAGGAGGAAACGTGTACCAAGCGTGGTAGAGGCTCTCCTTTTCGCCGTTGATCGCGTCGACCATGTGGAAAAGGAGATCAAGCCTGCGTTGCAAGAAGGCAAAATCGTGGTTTCTGACAGGTATGTGTATTCGTCTCGGGCTTACCAAGGAGCGGCTGGTTTGGACATAAAGTGGATTGAGGAGATCAACGAGTTGGCTCTTCCTTCGGATCTGGCGATCTACATCGATGTTCCAGCTGAGGTTGTGGTGAGGAGGTTGCGGGGAAGGAGATCAGTGATGGAGAGACTGGAGATTCAGCGTAAAGTTCGAGAGGTTTACATGAGACTGGTAAAGAATGGAAGCTTGATCCCTGTTGATGGAAATCGACCGAGGGATGAAGTGTCAAAGGATGTTTTAACAATTGTTCTGGATTTTTTGAAAAGTTGGGGGAAACATTGA